The Streptomyces armeniacus genomic interval CTCGGACGACTGGTCGTGCACGACGAGTTCGCCGATGGACCACTCCTGTGAGTGGAAGAACTCCAGGATGTTGCGCGCGATGATGCCGGCCCCGATGACGGTCAGCCGGGCCGCCGTACGGCCACCGGTCAGCTGCTCGGCGGCCAGCACCGCGGAGGCGGCCGTACGCGCCGCGCTGATCTGGGATGCCTCGAGGAGCGCGAACGGGTAGCCGGTGGCGTAGTCGTTGAGGAGCAGTGCCGCGGACGCCCGCGGGATGCCGTTCTGGATGTTCCCGGGGAAGCTGCTGATCCACTTGATTCCCGCCACGTCGTGCTCGCCTCCCAGGTAGGCGGGCAAGGCGATGATCCGGGAGTCCGGCTTGTCGGGGAAGCGGAGGAAGTAGCTGTCCGGGTTGACGGAGTCGCCCGCGTCATGGGTCAGGTAGGTCTCCCGGACCGTACGGACGATTTCGGGGCGGCTGCCCTCGATGATCTCGCGGGCGGTCTTGCCGCCTACGACGCTGAACTCGAACACGGTGGTCCCTGTCTCTTTCTTGTCTGCGTGCCGCTCTGGATCTGCCGGAGTACGTCAGCGCCTGAACAGATCGTCGTTCCGGCTGGGGTCGACAATGATCATGGTGTTGTCGTTGTCCACACGGGCGGGTGGCTGCTGGCCGGTGGGCTGAGGCTGGCCGGCGCCCTGAGGCTGGCCGACGGGCTGCGGCTGCTGGCCGGGCTGGCCCTGCCCCGGCAGCTGCGCTCCGCGCAGCCGCACCGTGGCTTCCGGCTGCTGCGAGGCCTGCGGTGCGACGCCCGGAGCGGGCTGGAACGCCTGGGTCTGGAGCGAGGGCGCCGGCTCCCCGTACGCCCCTTGCGGCGGCTCGACGGGGGCCTGGAAGCGCCGGGGCTTCCAGTTCGCCTCGCCGAGCAGCGCCATGACGGAGGGCAGCAGCATGGCCCGTACGACCGTGCAGTCCAGCAGCACCGCGACGGCGAGGCCGACGCCCAGCTGCTTGAAGTCCTGCATGGCCAGGGTGCCGAACACCGCGAACACCGCGACCATGATCAGGCCCGCGCTGGTGACGACACCGGCGGTGGAACGGATGCCGTGCTCGATCGCGTCCCGGGTGGAGACGCCCTGGTCGTGGGCCTCCCGGATCCTGGACACGACGAACACGTGGTAGTCCATCGACAGCCCGAAGAGCACCACGAACACGAACAGCGGCATCCAGGACTCGACCGCTCCCGGCGCCTCCGTGCCCACCAGCGCGTCGCCCCAGCCGTGCTGGAACACGGCGGCCATCACGCCGTACGCCGCGCCCACGGACATCAGGTTCAGCACGATCGCGGTCAGCGCGATCACGGGGGAGCGGAACGTGAACAGCATCAGCAGGAAGGTGACGCCCATGACGAAGGCGAAGACCGGCACGATGCTGCCGCTGAGCGCGTCGCTGTAGTCCTCGGAGAAGGCCAGTTCGCCGCGTACGAGCACGGTGTCGCCGGTGGGGTCGAAGGCCTTCGGGATGATCTCGCCCCGCAATGCCTCCAGCGCGTCCTTGGACTTGGCGTCACTGCCGTTGCCGGCCAGCGGCACGCTGATCTCGGCGACGTTCTCCGAGTCGTGCACCTTGGTCTGGATCGGCTTCTGGGCGTGTCCGGAGGCGAGTGCCTCCTTCTTGAAGGCCGCGATGGCCTGGGTGACCTCGGGGGACTTGATGTCGTCCGACTCGATGACGACGCCTGCCGGGGAGGGCGTACCGGGGAACTCGTCGCCGATCTGCTGGGCCACCGAGACCATCGGGTCGTCGGGCGGCAGCAGTTCGTCGGTGCCGAGCTTCTCCGTCTTCATGCCCAGGGCCGGCGCGGCCAGGGCGAGCAGCATCGCCGAGCCGACCACGGCGAAGAGGGCGGGGCGGGCGAGGACGCCGCGGAGCAGCTTGTTGCTCTGCTGCGGCGTGCCCGCGGCGACGGCGGCGTCACGGCGCTTGCTGACGAACGGGATACGGCCCTTCTGCACCCTGTCGCCGAGCGCGGCCATGGCGGCGGGCAGCACGGTCATGGAGCCGAGCACCGCGATCAGCACGACCTCGATGGTGGCCATGGCGAAGCCCTCGAAGACCGTCAGGCCGGAGAGGAACATGCCGGCCATCGCGACGACGACGGTGATACCGGAGACGAGCACGGAGTGGCCGGAAGTGGCCGCGGCGATGTGCAGCGCGGTCTTCTTGTCGCGGCCGGCCGTACGCTCCTCGCGCTCGCGGCGCAGGTAGAAGAGGCAGTAGTCGACGCCGACGGCGAGGCCCATCAGGAACATCACGGAGGTGGTCATGCCGTCCACCGGGACGAACTGGCTGCTGACCGCGAGGAGTCCCATCGCGGCGACACAGGCGGTGACCGCCAGGAGCAGCGGGAGCAGCGCGGCCACCAGGGCGCCGAAGACCACGAGCAGGATGCCGAGGGACACCGGCAGCGCCGTCATCTCGGCGCGCAGCAGGTCTTCGCCGAGGCTGTCGTTGATGGCCTTGAGGCCGGTCGCCGCGCCGTACTGGCCGAGGGTCACGCCGTCCGCGGACTCCTCGGTGTCCTTGACGGCGTCGATCACCGGCTGGATGCGCTCGGACGCGGTCTCCGGGTCCCCCTTGACCTCGTACTGGATCAGCGCGGAGTGCTTGTCCTTGGACACCACCTTGGTGGTGTTCGGGTTCTGCACCGCCGTGACCAAGTCGGTCTTCTTGATCGCGGCTACGGCGCTGTCCACCGTCGAGCGGAACTCAGGGTCCGTGGCCGTGAGTTCGTCGCTGTGTACGAGGATCAGTTCCTCGGCGGGCGGCGCGAGGTCGTGCTCCTGGAGGATCCGTTCGGCCTTGCCGGAGTCGCCCGTCCCGTAGTCCGCCTCGGTCATGGTCTGTTGTCCGGCCGCCCCACCCAGCACGGTGACCAGTACGACCATGATCAGCCAGCCGAAGATGGCCGTCTTGCGATGGTTGGCACTCCAGTCACCCAGCGCGGCGGCGAAGTTGCGTTTGCTTGCCATTAGCTCTCCTGCGGTCAACAGTCATGCCCCGTGACGGGTCCCGCGTCCTGGAGTCGGACTTGGACCTTCGGGGCCGAAGTCCGCGGTGGCCAGTGGGGGCCCTTGCCGACGGTAGAGGCCGCCCTTGTGCGCTCAGAGGCACAACGGGTGCAGCAACATGCCCTCGCATACTGTTGCCATCACATATCGCCCATAGTGGGCATCGTCCGCGACGCTCCGCTGTTAGATTCCGCAACAACCTCATCCTCATCCGAATTCCGGCTCTGTGTGCGGGGATCCGGCGCCGCGCACGGGGATCGGCGTACGGGGATACGGGGATTTTTCTCAGGCTGAGAGAACTAATAGGGAGGGGGGAACCGTGGAGATCGCCATCCAGGCGGAGGGGCTGGGAAAGCGGTACGGAGACACCCAGGCGCTGGCGGGGGTGAACCTCGAGGTCCAGAGCGGTACGGTGCTGGGCCTTCTCGGGCACAACGGCGCGGGCAAGACCACCACGGTGCGGATTCTTGCCACGCTGCTCGAGCACGACGAGGGGCACGCCAGAGTGGCCGGGTTCGACGTGGCGCGTGACCCGCTTGAAGTACGCCGTCGTATCGGCCTCGCGGGCCAGTACGCCGCCGTGGATGAGCTGTTGACCGGCCGCGAGAACCTCGTGATGCTCGGCAAGCTGCTGAAACTCGGCAAGCGCGGTGCCGTGGCACGCACCGAGGAACTGCTGTCCAGCTTCGACCTGGAGGGCGCCGCCGACCGTCCGGTCGGCACGTACTCCGGCGGTATGCGGCGCCGGCTGGACCTGGCCGCCTCCCTGATATCCGCCCCCACCGTGCTGTTCCTGGACGAGCCCACCACGGGCCTCGACCCGAGCAGCCGGATGATGCTGTGGCAGATGGTGCGTCAGCAGGTGGCGCAGGGCGTGACGGTGCTGCTCACCACGCAGTATCTGGAGGAGGCCGACTTCCTGGCCAACCGGATCGTGGTGTTCGGCTCCGGGCGGTCGCTCGCCGAGGGCACGCCCGACGAGTTGAAGCAGAAGGTCGGTGGCGAGTGGCTGGAGATCCTGCTCGCCAATCCGCAAGCCGTCCCGCTCGCGCTCTCCGCCCTGTCGCGGGTGGCCATGGCGACTCCGATGGTGGACGACACGAGCCGGCGCATCCAAGTGCAGCTGGACAACCGCATGAACGCCATCGCGGCGTCGGCCGCGGCCCTGGAGGCGATCGGCGTCGAGGTCGTCGAGTTCGCCATGCGCCGGCCGACTCTTGACGACGTATTCTTCCAGTTGACCGGCGCGAAGAGGGGCGGCTCCACCGCCGAGGAGGCGCAATGAGCAGCACTACTCCCAACGCGGGTTCACCCGGGCTGACGGACATCCTGACGCTGACCGGACGGCACTTGCGCCATCTGAAGCGCACCCCGGAGAAGATCATCTCCACCGCGCTGACGCCGGTCGCCATGGTGGTCATCCTCGGCTACCTGTTCGCCAGTGTGCTGAGCATCCCGGGCGGTGTGGCGTACAAGAGTTACGTGATGGCCGGGGTGTACACCCAGGTCGGTCTCACCTGTGTGGGCATCACGGCGCTCGGCGTGGCCACGGACATGAACAAGGGCCTGATCGACCGGTTCCGCTCGCTCCCCATGGGCCGTCCGGCGGTGCTGGTGAGCCACACCGCGGCGGACATGGTGCCCGCCATGATCAGCATGGTCACGGTGACCGCCGTCGGGCTGCTGGTGGGCTGGCGTACGGACAGCGACCCGCTGTCGATCATGCTCGGCTTCGTGCTGCTGCTGTCCTTCTGCTACGCGATGCTGTGGCTCGGCGCGCTGCTGGGCCTGGTCATACGCAACGTGGAGGCCATCAACGGCATTTCGGCGCTCGTCATCGTGCTGTTCTCCTTCCTCTCCAGCGCCTTCATGCCGTTGCACAAGCTGCCGGACGGTCTGCGCATCGTCGTGGAGTGGAACCCGGCCAGCTCGCTGTCCGCCGCCGTACGGGAACTGTGGGGCAACCAGCCCAACCTGGGTGAGCCGAGCTTCGCCGTGGCCAACGCCCTGCCCATCGCGACCGGTTCCATCGCCCTGATGATCCTTGTACTGGTGCCGATGAGCCTGCGCCTGTTCCGGCTCCGCTGAGTGCCGTGCCCGTAAGTACCGAGAGGCGGACCATGCGCAGGCGACACGCGAACCCCGCGCGCGGCTTAGGTGAGGCGCAGCCAGCCGCGCTCAGCGGCGATGGCTCCGGCCTGGAAGCGGCTGCGTGCGCCCAGCTCGCTCATGAGCTCGGCGGTGATCCGGCGCGAGGTGCGCACGGAGATGCCCAGCTTCCGGGCCACCACCTCGTCCGTGTGCCCGCGTGCCAACAGGCCCAGCACGGTCTGCATTTGCGGCGTGAGGCCGGTGGTGCTGTGCCGCGACGGCGGGCTGCCGAAGGGCGAGGCCTCCTGCCAGGTCTGCTCGAACAGCGAGCACAGCGCGGTGATGAACGCTGTGCCGTGCAGCAGCAGGGCTCCGCTGGCGGTGTTCTCCGGATCGCTCGGAATGACCGCCGACTGACGATCGAAAACGATCATGCGCAGCGGCAACGCGGGCGCCAGCCGTATGCGCGCGCCCAGTTCGTTCAGCCACTCCAGGTACGACACCGTCCTGGAGTGGTTGACGACGCTTTCCAGGTAGACGGAACGCATGCTCACACCACGCCGGAGGAGCATCTCGTCCAGTGGCCGGCTGGCTTCCCGGTTCGATTCGGACTGCCCGCCTCCGGTGATGAATTCCAGCACTTCAGACGTACAGTTGTGAGCCAGTTCTTCGAGCTTGACCCGTACGGCGTCGACACCGTCGAGCCGTTCTACGTCCAGTTTGCGTCCGTCCTGGACCGAGGCGCTGTATTCCGCGACTAGCTGCCGGATCGCGACCCGGCTGGAGGTGATCTCGTGCTGCCGCTGCGCCAGTTCCGACTGCCGCTGTGCCAGCAGATGCTCCAGGCCCACCTCGGGGTCGACGAGGAGCAGCCCACTGGGCTGTTGATCAGACCTGCGCGTGAGAGACAGTCGCGCTAATTCGTCCAGCGCGTCCCGGACTCTTTCCGGCGGCCAGTGAAGCTCGTCGGCGAGTTCCGCCACGCCGAGCTCCGGAGCACTCAACATGGCCCGATAGACGCTCTCGCCATCCGCACTGAGCCCGAGAATCCCCAGCATTCGCCCTGCTCCCCCCAATGAACTGGTCGCTGCCAACCCCCGCTGACCGGCGCTTTGCATGCTACGACACCCCCGATCCAAGCCCTAAGGCTTGCGGAGAGTGTGGCAGCACTGTTGCACAGCGGGTACGTCATGAGAGGTGACGATGTACCTAGTGTCCGGCCGCCTGCTGCGCGGCCAGACCGTCGTGGACGCCACCCAGGTGCGCGAGCTCATGCACGCCTCGGCCGACCCGGAGGACGGGCTCGAACACGTCTACGCCGAGACGGACACGGACAGCGCGCAAACGGTGCTCTACCTGCGCGCTCACACGCCCGATCATGCCAAGGAGGCGGCGCGGCGAATCATGATCAGGATGCTGGCCCAGGATGAGCTGCTCGGCTGGCACTGGGAGGGCGAGACCTGAGGCGCGGCGACGGCTCGTACGGCTTTACTGACGGGTAATCAACTCCCCTGCTGCGCCCGTCACTCAGCGAGTTCTATGGAAAATCCTAGTCTTCAAAACGGCCCGATGGTGGCAAAGTCATGCCACCGCAGGACCCTGACACCGCGAATCTGTGACAGCGGATCGGGGCTCGGGTGACTATTTGGGCCACGGGGAGCAGGAAGTGTGTGGATCATGACCGGTCCACTGCCTGCACATAGATGAGTAACGGGGGAGTACGTACCAATGCGTTCCAGTCAGCACAGTGCGGTCTTCAGAGTGTCCCTGGGCACTGAGGGGGAGTCCTCGGCCGGCACGGCCATCCACGTCCGCGTACCGCGCACGTTTGCGACGCCGGCGGTCGGCTGGGAGTAGGACGGCCGGCTGTGCCGCCTTGCGGCAGCACCGGAGGCCGCGGGCGCTCTGCCGCGAGCCTCAGCCTCGATACAGCACGGACACAACACCGAGTGGGGAGAGTCGGCTTGTGCCTGTCATCACAACACCGCAGGAGTTCAACGAGGAAGATCTCTTCGTTGACCTGCGTGAGCTGTACGGATATCCGCTCTATCTCAAGTGCGAGGGCTTCAACTTCGCCGGCTCGGTGAAGCTCAAGGCCGCCGCCTCCATGGTGGCCGCGGCCGAACTGAGCGGTCAGCTGCGGCCGGGCTCGACCATCATCGAGTCGTCCTCCGGGAACCTCGGCATGGCGCTCGGCCTGATCGCCGCGAACAAGGGCTACCGCTTCGTGTGCGTGGTCGACTCGCGTACGAACCCGTCCACCCGGCAGGTGATCGAGGCCCTCGGCAGCGAGGTGCACGTCATCACCGAGCCCTCGCCGACCAGCGGCTTCCTGGGCGCCAGGCTGGACTACGTGCGTGCGCTGTGCGAGGGGGACTCGAGCTACGTCTGGCTCAACCAGCACGCCAATCCGGACAATTGGCGGGCCCACTACCGCACCACGGCGCCCACCATCGAGAAGCAGTTCCCCGCGATCGAGTACCTCTTCGTGGGGGCCGGGACCACCGGCACGCTGATGGGCTGCGCCCGCTACTTCAAGGACCAGCCCGGCTCCGACGTGACCGTGGTCGGCATAGACAGCCAGGGTTCGGTGACCTTCGGCGCCGAGCCGGGCCCGCGGTCGATTCCGGGCCTCGGCGCCGGAGTACGCCCGGCGCTGTTCGACGAGAGCTACCTCGACGACTACGTGCTGGTCTCCGAGGAGGACACCATCCGCACCTGCCACGCGCTGGCCCGCGGAGGATTCCTGTTCGGGGGCTCCACCGGCACCGTCGTACGGGGTGCGCTCGAGTGGCTGGAACGGCATCGCCCCGGTGAGGACGTCACCGCCGTCGCGATCTCACCCGACCTCGGTGACCGCTACCTGGACACCGTCTACCGGACCGAGTGGGTCCGGGAGGTCTACGGGCTGGACGAGCGCGACTTGGGCCTGCCACCGGACATCGTCTCCTCTGGAGTGGGTGAACCATGAGCGATACCGCCCCGATCGAGCTGCCTCTCCTGAGCGCACAGCGCGAGATGTGGTTCGCGCAGCAACTCGACTCGGGAAACCCGGGCTTCACCATGGCCGACCACATCGACCTGATCGGGCCGCTGGAGCAGGCCCGGCTCGAGTGGGCCTGGCAGTGTGTGCTCGAGGAGACCCAGACCCTGCGCGCGCGCTTCACCGAGCGCGCGGGCGAGCCCGTGCAGACCATCCACCCCGGCACCGGACAGCCCATACGGGTCTGGGACTTCACCGGCTACCAGGACCCGCTGGCGGCCTCCGCCGAGAGCATGCAGGCCGACCTGCGGCGCCCCTCCTCGCTGGACGAGCAGGCGTACGCGGCGGAGCTGCACCTGCTCGACGTGGGGTACAGCAGGCTGTTCATCCGGGCGAACCACATCCTGATGGACGGCTTCAGCCGGACGCTCTTCTACTCCCGGCTGGCCGACCTGTACGCCGGCCGGGCCGGTGAACCGCTGCCCCCGCTGCGGCAGCTGGTCGAGGAGGAGGCGGAGTACGCCGCCTCCGAGCGCTGCCGCAAGGACGCCCGCTTCTGGGCCGCGCGCTTCCCGGAGACCCCGCAGCCGACCCGGCTGTCCCAGCGGCTCCCCGGGCACGCGCGGCACACGCTGCGGGCCAGCGCGCCGATCCCGGCGGGTACGGCGGAGCGGCTGCAGGCGATGGCCTGGGAGGCGCGGGTCACCTGGCCGACGCTGCTGATCGCGGCCACCGCGGGCTGCATCCGCCAGCTGACCGGCGAGAGCGACGTGCTGCTCACCATGCCCGTACCGGCCCGGCGTTCGGCGGCGGCCCAGAAGGTGCCGGGCATGCGGGCGAACTTCCTGCCGCTGCCGCTGCACCTGCCGCCGGGCATCAAGCGCGCCGAACTCCTCCGCCACACCGCGTCGATGGTCCGCGGCACCATGCGCCACCAGGACTACCGGGGCGACCAGCTGCGCCGCGAGCTCGGCTTCACCGGGGACGCCGGCGCGTACGGCCCCACCGTCAACGTCCTGGACTCCGGCGCGGACCTGGACTTCGGCCCCTGCCGTGGCCAGCTGCACAACGTGTCCACCGGGCCGGTGCCAGACCTGCAGATCATCTTCCTGGACGCGCCCGGCGCGGGCTGGACCGTCCGCGTCGACGCCCACCCGAGCCTCTACACCGAGCAGGAGCTGGCCGAGCTGCACGGCCGGCTGCTGAGCTATCTCGAGGAGTTCGCCCAGGCGCCGGAGGAACTGCCCCTCGGCCGGATCGACGCGCTGCGCCCGGCGGAGTGCGACGCCATGCTCGGCGTCGGTGCCGGCAGCGCCAACGGATACTTCTTCGACGACGTCGTCAGCCGCGTACGCCAGGTGGCGAGCCGCACCCCGGACGCCATCGCGGTCAACGACGGCGTGGAGCAGCTGACGTACGCCGCGCTGGCGGCACGTGCCGGCATGCTGTCGCACCGGCTGGCCGCGGAGCGGGTCAGCGCCAACTCGCTGGTGGCGATCGCGGCGCTGCCCGGCGCCAGCTATGTGACCGCCGTGCTGGCCGTGCTGGGCGCGGGCGCGGCCTGGGTGCCGCTCGACGTCAACGCGCCCGTGTCGCGCGGCGCGGGGCTGCTCACGGACAGCGGCGCCCGGGTGCTGCTGGTGGGGAACGGCGCGGAGGAGTACGCCCGGGGCGTACTCGCCGAGACTCCGGGCAAGCGCCGCCCGATGATCGAGCTGGACGCGCCGCCGGGATCGCTGTCCCAGCGCCCGGCGCTCGCCGGTGAGACCGACCCCACCATCATGCTGCCGAACAACATCTCGCCCTCGCCCGCCGGCAGCAGCATGCCCGCGGACGACGATCTGGCGTACGTCATCTTCACCTCGGGCTCCACCGGCAAGCCCAAGGGCGCCATGGTGCACCGCCGCGGCATGGTCAACCACCTGCTGGCCAAGGTGGAGGACCTCCGGCTGACCAAGCGGGACAGCATCGTCCACAACGCGCCGGTGACCTTCGACATCTCGGTCTGGCAGATGCTCTCGGCGCTGGTGACCGGCGGCACGACCCGCGTGGTCTCCACCGACCTGGCCGGCGACCCGCAGGGGCTGTTCGGGCTGGTGGACGCCGAGGGCATCACCATCCTGGAGGTGGTGCCGTCCCTGCTGCGCATCGTGCTGGACGAGTGGGAGTCCGGCGCCCAGCGCCCCGTACTGACGACCCTGCGCCGGCTCGTGGTCACCGGCGAGGCGCTGCCCGCCGACCTGTGTCACCGCTGGCTCGCGCTCTACCCGAACATCCCGCTGGTCAACGCGTACGGCCCCACGGAGTGCTCGGACGACGTCACACACGCCTACATCCGTACCGGCCAGGAACTGACCTCCGCGCGCACGCCGGTGGGCGCCCCGGTGCGGAACACCACGCTGTACGTTCTGGGCGACGGCCTGCGCCCGGTGCCGTCCGGGATGCCGGGCGAGCTGTACGTCGGCGGGATCGGCGTGGGCCGAGGCTACATCCAGGACCCGTGCAAGACGGCCGTCACCTTCCTGCCCGACCCCTTCGCCGAAACTCCGGGCGCCCGGATGTACCGCACCGGCGACCGCGTGGTGCACCGGCCGGACGGGCAGCTCGAGTTCCTGGAGCGGGTCGACCACCAGATCAAGATCCGCGGACACCGGATCGAACTGGGCGAGGTCGAGGCGGCGTTGCGCTCCGTGCCGGGCGTCACCGACTCGGTGGTGAACGTCGCGAAGGACACGCGCGGCTCCTCCGTACTCGTCGGCTACCTCGCCGGAAGCGCGCAGGTGCCCGACGTGAAGGCGGCGCTGGCCGCCGAGCTCCCGGACTACATGGTCCCGGGCGCCTTCGTCGTGCTCGACAGCCTGCCGCTGACGGCGAACGGCAAGGTGGACCGCAAGGCCCTGCCGGCGCCCGACTTCGGCTCCGCGACCGGCGGCCGCCCGCCCCGGAACCCGCAGGAGCGGATGCTCTGCGAACTCTTCGCAGAGGTGCTCGGCCTGGAGACCGTCTCGGCCGAGGACAACTTCTTCGAACTCGGCGGCCACTCGCTGCTGGCGACCAGGGTGATCAGCCGGCTGCGCGTGCTGCGCGGCATCGAACTCCCGGTGAAGACCGTCTTCGAGACCCCGACGGTGGCCGGGCTGGCCCTGCTGCTCGGCGACGCCGCGGAGGCACGGCCGGCGCTCACCAAGGCCGTACGCCCGGAGCGGCTGCCGCTGTCGAACGGTCAGCAGCGGCTCTGGGTGCTCAGCCACCTGGAGGAGGGCAGCGCCACCTACCACCTGCCGCGGGCCCTGCGGCTGCGCGGCCGGCTCGACAAGCGGGCGCTGGAGGAGGCGCTGACGGACGTCGTCGGCCGGCACGAGGCGCTGCGTACGGTCTACCCGGAGACGGACGGCCGCGCGGAACAGCTGATCCTGAGCCCCACCACCGCCCGCCTGGAGCTGCCGGTGTGCCGGCTGGCCCACGAGTCCGAGCTGGCGGACGCGATGACCGAGCGGGCCCGGCGGCCGTTCCGGCTGGCCGACGAACTGCCGCTGCGGGCCGAGCTGTTCGAGCTGTCCGAGCAGGACCACGTACTGCTGGTGGTGCTGCACCACATCGCGGGCGACGGCTGGTCGGTGCTGCCGCTGGCGCAGGACCTGAGCACGGCCTACGCGGCGCGGCTGCACGGTACGGCCCCGGGCTGGGAGCCGCTGCCGGTGCAGTACGCCGACTACACGCTGCACCAGCGGGAACTCCTCGGTGACGACATCGAGGGCGGCAGCCCGCTCGCGGCCCAGCAGATCGACTTCTGGCGGCACGAACTCACCGGCATGCCCGAGGAGCTGGAGCTGCCGACGGACTATCCGCGTCCGGCCGTGAACTCGTACGAGGGCGGCCTCGTCTCCTTCGGCATCGGCGCCGAACTGCACCGCGCCGTCAGCGAACTGGCCGGCTCCGTGGGCGCGAGCCCGTTCATGGTGCTGCAGGCCGCGCTCGCCACCCTGCTCGGCAAGGTCAGCAACGCCACGGACATCCCGCTCGGCACCCCGGTCGCGGGCCGTACGGACGCCGCGCTGGAGCAGCTGGTCGGCTTCTTCGTGAACACCATGGTGCTGCGCAACGACCTGTCCGGGGACCCGACGTTCCGGGAGCTGCTGAGCCGGGCGCGGGACACCGACCTGGCGGCCTTCGCGAACCAGGACGTGCCGTTCGAGAGCGTCGTGGACGCGCTCAGCTCCAGCCGTTCGACGTCACGCCAGCCGCTGTTCCAGGTGATGCTGGCCTTCCAGAACAACGCACCGGCGGACTTCGGGCTGCCCGGCCTGACCACCGCCGTGCACGAGGTGCCCACCGGCACCGCCCGCTTCGACCTGGCCTTCGAACTCACCGAGCAGCGCGCGGCGGACGGCTCCCCCGCGGGCATCGAGGGCAAGCTGGAGTACAGCTCGGACATCTTCTCCGAGACCGGCGCCGCCACCCTCGCGAACCGGCTCGTCTGCCTGCTCGGCAAGGTGACCGGGCAGCCGGACAGCCGGCTCAGCACCTTCGACGCGATGCTCCCCGGGGAGCACGATCAGCTGCTGTACGGCTGGGGCGACGGCGGCCGGGCGGTGTCCCCGAGCGTGCTTCCCGACCTGTTCGCCGCCCGGGTGGCGGCCGATCCGCGCCGCACGGCACTGGAGTTCGCGGGTCACACGGTCACCTTCGGCGCGCTGAACGAGCAGGCCAACCGGCTGGCGCACCTCCTGATGGCGCGCGGCGTCGGCCCGGGCGACACGGTGGCGCTGGTGCTGCCGCGCTCGGCGGCCACCGTGACCGCCGTACTGGCCGTGCTCAAGGCGGGCGCCGCGTACCTGCCCGTGGACCCCGCGTACCCGCGGGACCGGATCGCGCACATGCTGTCCGACGCCCGGCCCGCGGCGATCCTCAGCAACCCCTCCCAGCTGACCGCGCTGCCCGGCCCGAACGACCCCGGGTACGCCGACCTGCCCGCGCCGATCCTGCTGAACAGCCGGCGCACCCACTACGAGATGTCCGGCTGCTCCCGGCGCAACCCCACGGACCGGCACCGCACCCGTCCGCTGCGGCCGATGGACGCGGCGTACGTCATCTACACCTCGGGGTCC includes:
- the sbnB gene encoding 2,3-diaminopropionate biosynthesis protein SbnB translates to MFEFSVVGGKTAREIIEGSRPEIVRTVRETYLTHDAGDSVNPDSYFLRFPDKPDSRIIALPAYLGGEHDVAGIKWISSFPGNIQNGIPRASAALLLNDYATGYPFALLEASQISAARTAASAVLAAEQLTGGRTAARLTVIGAGIIARNILEFFHSQEWSIGELVVHDQSSEYAEALAGHARTALGESASVEMDRDKAITGADLVLFATTAGEPYVVEPDAFAPGQVVLNVSLRDIGAEIVHGAYNIVDDVEHCLKANTSPHLAEQKYGNRDFMTGTLAQHIRGEVRTDSDKPVIFSPFGLGVLDLAVGAHIYSAARAAGDTVEIQDFFGETTRW
- a CDS encoding MMPL family transporter translates to MASKRNFAAALGDWSANHRKTAIFGWLIMVVLVTVLGGAAGQQTMTEADYGTGDSGKAERILQEHDLAPPAEELILVHSDELTATDPEFRSTVDSAVAAIKKTDLVTAVQNPNTTKVVSKDKHSALIQYEVKGDPETASERIQPVIDAVKDTEESADGVTLGQYGAATGLKAINDSLGEDLLRAEMTALPVSLGILLVVFGALVAALLPLLLAVTACVAAMGLLAVSSQFVPVDGMTTSVMFLMGLAVGVDYCLFYLRREREERTAGRDKKTALHIAAATSGHSVLVSGITVVVAMAGMFLSGLTVFEGFAMATIEVVLIAVLGSMTVLPAAMAALGDRVQKGRIPFVSKRRDAAVAAGTPQQSNKLLRGVLARPALFAVVGSAMLLALAAPALGMKTEKLGTDELLPPDDPMVSVAQQIGDEFPGTPSPAGVVIESDDIKSPEVTQAIAAFKKEALASGHAQKPIQTKVHDSENVAEISVPLAGNGSDAKSKDALEALRGEIIPKAFDPTGDTVLVRGELAFSEDYSDALSGSIVPVFAFVMGVTFLLMLFTFRSPVIALTAIVLNLMSVGAAYGVMAAVFQHGWGDALVGTEAPGAVESWMPLFVFVVLFGLSMDYHVFVVSRIREAHDQGVSTRDAIEHGIRSTAGVVTSAGLIMVAVFAVFGTLAMQDFKQLGVGLAVAVLLDCTVVRAMLLPSVMALLGEANWKPRRFQAPVEPPQGAYGEPAPSLQTQAFQPAPGVAPQASQQPEATVRLRGAQLPGQGQPGQQPQPVGQPQGAGQPQPTGQQPPARVDNDNTMIIVDPSRNDDLFRR
- a CDS encoding ATP-binding cassette domain-containing protein, with protein sequence MEIAIQAEGLGKRYGDTQALAGVNLEVQSGTVLGLLGHNGAGKTTTVRILATLLEHDEGHARVAGFDVARDPLEVRRRIGLAGQYAAVDELLTGRENLVMLGKLLKLGKRGAVARTEELLSSFDLEGAADRPVGTYSGGMRRRLDLAASLISAPTVLFLDEPTTGLDPSSRMMLWQMVRQQVAQGVTVLLTTQYLEEADFLANRIVVFGSGRSLAEGTPDELKQKVGGEWLEILLANPQAVPLALSALSRVAMATPMVDDTSRRIQVQLDNRMNAIAASAAALEAIGVEVVEFAMRRPTLDDVFFQLTGAKRGGSTAEEAQ
- a CDS encoding ABC transporter permease, which translates into the protein MSSTTPNAGSPGLTDILTLTGRHLRHLKRTPEKIISTALTPVAMVVILGYLFASVLSIPGGVAYKSYVMAGVYTQVGLTCVGITALGVATDMNKGLIDRFRSLPMGRPAVLVSHTAADMVPAMISMVTVTAVGLLVGWRTDSDPLSIMLGFVLLLSFCYAMLWLGALLGLVIRNVEAINGISALVIVLFSFLSSAFMPLHKLPDGLRIVVEWNPASSLSAAVRELWGNQPNLGEPSFAVANALPIATGSIALMILVLVPMSLRLFRLR
- a CDS encoding helix-turn-helix transcriptional regulator, with the protein product MLGILGLSADGESVYRAMLSAPELGVAELADELHWPPERVRDALDELARLSLTRRSDQQPSGLLLVDPEVGLEHLLAQRQSELAQRQHEITSSRVAIRQLVAEYSASVQDGRKLDVERLDGVDAVRVKLEELAHNCTSEVLEFITGGGQSESNREASRPLDEMLLRRGVSMRSVYLESVVNHSRTVSYLEWLNELGARIRLAPALPLRMIVFDRQSAVIPSDPENTASGALLLHGTAFITALCSLFEQTWQEASPFGSPPSRHSTTGLTPQMQTVLGLLARGHTDEVVARKLGISVRTSRRITAELMSELGARSRFQAGAIAAERGWLRLT
- the sbnA gene encoding 2,3-diaminopropionate biosynthesis protein SbnA; amino-acid sequence: MPVITTPQEFNEEDLFVDLRELYGYPLYLKCEGFNFAGSVKLKAAASMVAAAELSGQLRPGSTIIESSSGNLGMALGLIAANKGYRFVCVVDSRTNPSTRQVIEALGSEVHVITEPSPTSGFLGARLDYVRALCEGDSSYVWLNQHANPDNWRAHYRTTAPTIEKQFPAIEYLFVGAGTTGTLMGCARYFKDQPGSDVTVVGIDSQGSVTFGAEPGPRSIPGLGAGVRPALFDESYLDDYVLVSEEDTIRTCHALARGGFLFGGSTGTVVRGALEWLERHRPGEDVTAVAISPDLGDRYLDTVYRTEWVREVYGLDERDLGLPPDIVSSGVGEP